From Enterococcus wangshanyuanii, the proteins below share one genomic window:
- the purC gene encoding phosphoribosylaminoimidazolesuccinocarboxamide synthase, with the protein MEDMLLYEGKAKRLFKTDDPEKLRVEYLDQATALNGARKDIVQGKGMLNNQITALIFEQLAQKGMSSHFIKKISKHEQLVRPLAIIPLEVVIRNISAGSFAKRLAFEEGVELAEPILEFYFKEDSLDDPLINDDHVKILGIANEEEIKKIKDEAHKVNQLLIEIFREIDLRLVDFKIEFGRCSDGTILLADEITPDTCRLWDFKTNQPLDKDVYRKNLGEIIPVYQEVLTRLEKRFN; encoded by the coding sequence ATGGAAGATATGTTGTTGTATGAAGGCAAAGCGAAAAGGCTATTTAAAACAGATGATCCTGAGAAATTGCGAGTGGAATACTTAGATCAGGCGACTGCTTTGAATGGAGCTAGGAAAGATATTGTTCAAGGTAAAGGAATGCTCAACAATCAAATAACCGCATTGATTTTTGAGCAGCTCGCACAAAAAGGAATGTCGAGTCATTTCATTAAGAAAATATCAAAACACGAACAATTGGTGCGACCATTAGCAATCATTCCTTTAGAAGTTGTGATCAGAAACATTTCTGCTGGCAGTTTTGCCAAGCGATTAGCTTTTGAAGAAGGAGTAGAATTAGCAGAACCGATTTTGGAATTCTATTTTAAGGAAGATTCATTAGATGATCCATTGATCAATGATGACCATGTCAAAATTCTTGGTATTGCGAATGAAGAGGAAATCAAAAAAATCAAAGACGAAGCGCATAAAGTCAATCAACTGCTGATTGAGATTTTCAGAGAAATCGATCTACGTTTAGTTGATTTTAAAATTGAATTTGGCAGATGTTCTGATGGAACGATTTTATTAGCTGATGAGATTACCCCTGATACGTGCCGTTTATGGGATTTTAAAACAAATCAACCTCTAGATAAAGATGTCTATCGTAAAAATTTAGGTGAAATCATCCCTGTGTACCAAGAAGTATTAACTCGTTTGGAAAAAAGATTCAATTAA
- a CDS encoding nucleobase:cation symporter-2 family protein, giving the protein MANEENQNKELNQQNPENGKAAVLGLQHLLAMYAGAVAVPLLIGTGLNFNSEQMTYLISIDIFMCGIATLLQLTVNRFFGIGLPVVLGCAIQAVAPLIMIGNDKGIGAIYGSIIASGIFVVLVSGIFSKIKKLFPPLVTGTVITVIGLTLIPVAVEKMGGGMASAKEFGDGTNLLLAFITIALIIVIQVWGRGFIKSIAVLVGLVGGTLLAAVLGQVDLAPVGEATWFHFPQPFYFGAPTFDLSSIVLMVIISIVSMVESTGVYFALGDITGKQIGEEELKKGYRAEGLAVILGGIFNTFPYTGFSQNVGLVQLSGIKTRRPIYYSAFFLIALGLLPKVGAVAQIIPEPVLGGGMLVMFGMVAVQGMRMLSKVDYTNDKNLLIIAISIGFGLGFNMMPTLFQQMPETLRMFTGNGIVMSSLTAIILNLLFNGLKLEE; this is encoded by the coding sequence TTGGCAAATGAAGAAAATCAAAATAAAGAGTTGAATCAACAGAACCCCGAAAATGGGAAGGCGGCCGTTTTAGGGTTGCAGCATTTATTAGCAATGTATGCTGGCGCGGTAGCTGTTCCGCTATTGATCGGTACAGGACTAAATTTTAATTCAGAACAGATGACTTATTTAATTTCCATTGATATTTTTATGTGTGGAATAGCTACTTTATTGCAATTGACGGTCAATCGATTTTTTGGCATAGGGTTACCTGTTGTATTAGGATGTGCGATTCAAGCCGTTGCCCCATTGATCATGATTGGAAACGATAAGGGGATCGGTGCAATTTATGGTTCGATTATTGCTTCTGGGATTTTTGTTGTATTGGTTTCAGGAATATTTTCGAAAATCAAAAAATTGTTTCCTCCATTAGTCACAGGAACGGTGATCACGGTGATCGGACTGACACTGATTCCAGTAGCTGTTGAAAAAATGGGCGGAGGAATGGCTTCTGCGAAAGAATTTGGCGATGGGACAAATTTACTTCTGGCATTTATAACGATTGCTTTGATTATTGTGATCCAAGTTTGGGGTCGTGGCTTTATTAAATCGATTGCGGTTCTCGTTGGTTTAGTCGGAGGTACGCTGTTAGCTGCAGTATTAGGTCAGGTTGATTTGGCTCCGGTTGGTGAGGCTACCTGGTTCCATTTTCCACAGCCCTTTTATTTTGGCGCGCCGACCTTTGATTTGTCATCGATTGTCTTGATGGTGATCATTTCGATCGTAAGTATGGTTGAATCAACGGGTGTCTATTTTGCTTTAGGGGATATCACTGGGAAACAAATCGGGGAAGAAGAGCTTAAAAAAGGCTATAGAGCAGAAGGTTTAGCTGTTATTCTAGGTGGAATCTTCAATACGTTCCCTTATACTGGTTTTTCTCAAAATGTCGGTCTGGTTCAGCTTTCAGGAATCAAAACTCGCCGCCCGATCTATTACTCAGCATTTTTCTTGATCGCCTTAGGACTATTGCCGAAAGTTGGTGCTGTAGCTCAAATTATCCCAGAACCTGTTTTAGGTGGGGGAATGCTAGTTATGTTTGGAATGGTAGCTGTTCAAGGGATGCGTATGTTATCTAAAGTTGATTATACGAACGACAAGAACTTGCTGATCATTGCGATATCGATTGGTTTTGGTCTTGGCTTTAATATGATGCCGACTTTATTCCAGCAAATGCCTGAAACCTTACGTATGTTTACTGGAAATGGCATTGTGATGAGCAGTCTGACAGCGATTATTTTGAATTTACTTTTCAATGGTCTGAAATTAGAGGAATAA
- the purQ gene encoding phosphoribosylformylglycinamidine synthase subunit PurQ, with amino-acid sequence MKSRRSYKMKFAVIVFPGSNCDMDLLWAVRDILGEEAEYVRHDAESLEGFDGVLIPGGFSYGDYLRCGAIVRFSKIIDEVVRFADEGKPVFGTCNGFQILTEAGLLPGALIRNESLHFVCKTVSLKVVNNQTNFTSEYKAEECIQIPVAHGEGNYYCDEETLETLKKNQQIVFTYADENPNGSIENIAGIINEKGNVLGMMPHPERAVESLLGSDDGLRFFKSIVKNYEKERINV; translated from the coding sequence ATGAAATCACGGAGGAGTTATAAAATGAAATTTGCGGTCATTGTTTTTCCTGGCTCGAATTGTGATATGGATCTTTTATGGGCTGTTAGAGACATTTTAGGGGAAGAGGCAGAATATGTTCGCCATGATGCAGAGAGTTTAGAAGGATTTGATGGGGTATTGATACCTGGCGGCTTTTCATATGGTGACTACCTTAGATGTGGGGCGATTGTCCGTTTTTCTAAAATTATCGATGAAGTCGTTCGGTTTGCGGATGAAGGAAAACCAGTTTTCGGTACCTGTAACGGCTTTCAGATCTTGACAGAAGCTGGGTTGCTGCCGGGAGCGTTGATTCGCAATGAGTCACTTCATTTTGTTTGTAAAACGGTGTCGTTGAAAGTGGTGAATAATCAAACAAATTTCACCTCCGAGTACAAAGCTGAAGAATGCATTCAAATACCGGTAGCACACGGCGAGGGAAATTATTATTGTGATGAGGAAACGCTCGAAACGCTGAAAAAAAACCAGCAAATCGTCTTTACGTATGCAGATGAAAATCCTAATGGAAGTATTGAAAATATTGCTGGGATCATTAACGAAAAAGGGAATGTTTTAGGGATGATGCCGCATCCGGAACGAGCTGTAGAAAGTCTTTTAGGCTCTGATGATGGCCTGCGCTTTTTTAAATCGATTGTTAAAAACTATGAAAAGGAACGGATAAACGTATGA
- the purS gene encoding phosphoribosylformylglycinamidine synthase subunit PurS produces the protein MNYLVKVYVTYKDSVLDPQGEAVKGAVHRLGFNEIEEIRIGKYFEIKVAQSDRAVETVIEEICDKLLANVNMETYRYEITEEL, from the coding sequence ATGAATTACTTAGTAAAAGTCTATGTTACGTACAAAGATTCTGTATTAGATCCTCAAGGTGAAGCGGTCAAAGGAGCGGTTCATCGCTTAGGATTCAATGAAATCGAAGAAATTCGGATAGGAAAATACTTTGAAATCAAAGTGGCACAAAGTGATCGGGCTGTTGAAACTGTAATTGAAGAAATTTGTGATAAATTACTAGCGAATGTCAATATGGAAACCTATCGTTATGAAATCACGGAGGAGTTATAA
- a CDS encoding NlpC/P60 family protein, translating to MKKYCYIVGAALMFFAFGATHSAEATEVFGDESYQEALEAGYTAEQIQKIQEMPDFSLETIEEQPAARSAVTFAAASQKTQVVNEARKHLGKPYAWGGKGPNVFDCSGLTRYVYLQVIGKNIGDYTVPQEKSGDQISVAQAEPGDLYFWGAKGNTYHVAIAIGNNQYIHAPNVNEVVKINSTSYFKPDFAVRVIKNSAPAIPNLVSYRTHVQDFGWGGYVAAGQSSGSTGQKKRLEGIQIKLDSSVNGGIQYKTHIQDIGWQGWKANNALSGTTGQKKRLEAIQIQLTGTAATQYDVQYRVHSQDYGWQAWTKNGQSSGTQGLSKRLEAIEIRVVPKNTALPTGGNAAFIKK from the coding sequence ATGAAAAAGTATTGTTACATAGTTGGGGCTGCCCTGATGTTCTTCGCGTTTGGGGCAACCCATTCGGCTGAAGCGACAGAGGTATTTGGAGACGAAAGCTATCAGGAGGCACTCGAAGCTGGTTATACAGCTGAACAGATCCAGAAAATTCAGGAGATGCCTGATTTTTCATTAGAAACGATCGAAGAACAACCTGCAGCTAGAAGTGCAGTTACGTTTGCAGCAGCTTCACAGAAAACACAAGTTGTAAATGAAGCAAGAAAACATCTAGGGAAACCATATGCTTGGGGCGGAAAAGGTCCAAATGTGTTTGATTGTTCTGGCTTGACTCGGTACGTTTACTTACAAGTAATAGGAAAAAACATCGGTGATTATACTGTGCCGCAAGAAAAATCTGGTGATCAAATCAGTGTTGCCCAAGCAGAACCTGGGGATCTTTATTTTTGGGGAGCTAAAGGAAATACGTACCATGTGGCGATTGCAATAGGTAATAACCAGTATATCCACGCACCAAACGTGAATGAAGTAGTCAAAATCAATTCAACAAGCTATTTTAAACCAGATTTTGCGGTACGAGTAATTAAAAATAGTGCACCTGCGATTCCCAATTTAGTGAGCTATCGTACCCATGTCCAAGATTTCGGCTGGGGCGGTTATGTGGCGGCTGGACAATCAAGTGGAAGTACGGGACAAAAGAAACGCTTAGAAGGAATTCAAATCAAGCTGGATTCGTCTGTTAATGGAGGAATCCAATATAAAACACATATTCAAGATATCGGCTGGCAAGGTTGGAAAGCAAATAATGCTTTAAGTGGAACAACAGGACAAAAGAAACGCTTAGAGGCGATTCAAATCCAATTAACTGGAACGGCTGCCACACAATATGATGTGCAATACCGGGTTCACTCTCAAGACTATGGCTGGCAAGCATGGACGAAGAATGGACAATCTTCTGGAACGCAAGGGTTATCTAAACGTCTAGAAGCGATCGAAATCAGAGTAGTACCTAAAAATACGGCATTACCGACAGGCGGAAACGCTGCATTCATCAAAAAATGA
- the purE gene encoding 5-(carboxyamino)imidazole ribonucleotide mutase — protein MSVVVSVVMGSTSDWPTMKEACDRLEAFGVPYEKKVVSAHRTPDYMFSFAEGARARGIKVIIAGAGGAAHLPGMIAAKTTLPVIGVPVQSKALNGIDSLLSIVQMPGGVPVATTAIGRAGAVNAGLLAVQMLSMYDVELAGKLDAERKFLEQTVMESSDELE, from the coding sequence ATGTCTGTCGTGGTTTCAGTAGTAATGGGAAGTACATCGGATTGGCCGACAATGAAAGAAGCGTGTGATCGTTTAGAAGCATTTGGTGTTCCTTATGAAAAAAAGGTCGTATCTGCTCATCGAACGCCGGACTATATGTTTAGTTTCGCTGAAGGGGCAAGAGCCCGTGGCATTAAAGTGATTATCGCAGGAGCTGGCGGTGCCGCCCATTTACCAGGGATGATCGCTGCTAAAACAACATTACCGGTGATAGGAGTACCTGTTCAGTCGAAAGCATTAAATGGAATAGATTCTTTGTTATCGATCGTACAAATGCCAGGAGGCGTCCCTGTAGCAACGACTGCGATCGGTCGTGCAGGAGCAGTCAATGCAGGATTGCTTGCAGTTCAGATGCTTTCCATGTATGATGTAGAATTAGCAGGGAAATTAGACGCTGAGCGTAAATTTCTTGAACAAACAGTGATGGAAAGTAGTGATGAACTTGAATAA
- a CDS encoding inorganic pyrophosphatase codes for MEKLKVKVTVDRPVGYLDSFNNRYPVNYGYIEGVIGGDGEEQDAYILNVPAKKLDVFIGIVTAVIHRNVDIETKWIVIPEGSTISVDEITTQTYFIEQHFDSHIELL; via the coding sequence ATGGAAAAACTAAAAGTTAAAGTAACAGTCGATCGACCTGTTGGTTATCTAGATTCCTTTAATAATCGTTACCCAGTAAATTATGGTTACATTGAAGGAGTGATAGGCGGAGACGGCGAAGAACAAGATGCATATATTTTAAATGTACCAGCAAAAAAGCTAGATGTATTTATTGGCATCGTCACAGCAGTGATCCATCGAAATGTTGATATTGAAACGAAATGGATCGTTATACCAGAAGGTTCAACGATCTCTGTAGATGAAATCACAACACAGACTTATTTTATTGAACAACACTTTGATAGTCATATTGAACTTCTTTAG
- the purL gene encoding phosphoribosylformylglycinamidine synthase subunit PurL: MMKVTEPTPEDIKNQRIYSDWGLTDEEYRMIEEDILGRMPNYTETGLFSVMWSEHCSYKNSKPVLRKFPTSGPQVLQGPGEGAGIVDIGDGQAVVFKAESHNHPSAVEPYEGAATGVGGIIRDIFSMGARPIALLDSLRFGELTNDRTKYLLEEVVAGISGYGNCIGIPTVGGEVAFDPCYEGNPLVNAMCVGLIDHKDIQKGQAKGVGNAIMYVGAKTGRDGIHGATFASEEFVEGEEQQRSAVQVGDPFMEKLLLEACLELILNHSDILVGIQDMGAAGLVSSSAEMASKAGSGLILDLDDVPQREIGMTPYEMMLSESQERMLICVEKGHEQTVIDLFQKYDLDAVTIGKVTDDGLYRLNHNGIEVANLPVDTLAEDAPVYQKEKQEPARISAFASMEDFYPEVIDGTQTLLALLQQPTIASKKVIYETYDAQVRTNTVVLPGSDAAVLRVRGTNKALAMTTDCNARYLYLDPEVGGQIAVAEAARNIVASGGQPLAITDCLNYGSPDKPEGFWELWTSADGIARACEVLETPVISGNVSLYNETDGKAIYPTPVIGMVGLISDLKNITTQDFKAANDLIYVIGETNADFNGTEIQKMHLGRIEGKLMDFDLMIEKEHQQLVSKAIEAGLVASAHDCSEGGLAIALAESAFKKNVGIDVDAAMDTALLFSETQSRFVVSVKPENQVAFEQLVKDSARKIGVVTNNGLLKIKTADQKIEVMTQKAREVWEEAIPCLMK, from the coding sequence ATGATGAAAGTAACGGAACCAACGCCAGAAGACATCAAAAACCAACGAATCTATTCTGACTGGGGTTTAACAGATGAAGAGTATCGAATGATCGAAGAGGATATTTTAGGCCGCATGCCGAATTACACAGAAACGGGTCTATTCTCAGTGATGTGGAGCGAGCATTGTTCGTATAAAAATTCGAAGCCGGTTTTACGAAAATTTCCTACCTCAGGACCGCAAGTGTTGCAAGGGCCTGGTGAAGGTGCGGGGATCGTCGATATCGGTGATGGGCAAGCAGTGGTATTCAAAGCGGAAAGTCATAATCATCCCTCAGCGGTTGAACCGTATGAAGGTGCAGCAACTGGCGTCGGTGGGATCATTAGAGACATTTTTAGTATGGGGGCAAGACCCATTGCGCTGTTGGATTCTTTACGGTTTGGTGAACTGACAAATGATCGGACAAAATACCTTTTAGAAGAAGTGGTTGCTGGGATTAGCGGTTATGGAAATTGTATCGGAATCCCAACTGTCGGTGGTGAAGTTGCTTTTGATCCTTGCTACGAAGGCAATCCTTTAGTAAATGCGATGTGTGTCGGTTTGATCGATCATAAAGATATTCAAAAAGGACAAGCTAAAGGCGTCGGGAATGCTATCATGTATGTCGGAGCGAAAACAGGACGCGATGGCATTCATGGAGCGACATTTGCTTCTGAAGAATTTGTTGAGGGTGAAGAGCAGCAACGTTCTGCCGTTCAAGTTGGTGATCCATTCATGGAAAAACTTTTACTTGAAGCTTGTTTAGAATTGATCTTGAACCACTCAGATATTTTGGTGGGCATTCAAGATATGGGTGCGGCTGGTCTGGTTTCTTCTAGTGCTGAAATGGCTTCAAAAGCTGGTTCTGGTTTGATTTTAGATCTAGATGATGTACCACAGCGTGAAATAGGCATGACACCTTATGAGATGATGTTATCTGAATCGCAGGAACGTATGTTGATCTGTGTTGAAAAAGGACATGAACAAACAGTTATTGACTTGTTTCAAAAATATGATTTGGACGCTGTGACGATTGGGAAAGTGACAGATGATGGGCTTTATCGTTTGAATCATAACGGCATAGAAGTTGCTAATTTACCTGTGGATACATTGGCAGAAGATGCACCAGTGTATCAAAAGGAAAAACAAGAACCAGCTAGAATCAGTGCTTTTGCTTCAATGGAAGATTTCTATCCGGAAGTAATCGACGGAACTCAAACATTGCTTGCTTTGCTGCAACAGCCGACTATCGCTTCTAAGAAAGTCATTTATGAAACCTACGACGCCCAAGTGCGAACGAATACGGTCGTATTACCTGGTAGTGATGCAGCTGTTTTACGCGTTCGCGGAACGAATAAAGCGTTAGCGATGACGACAGATTGTAATGCGCGTTATCTTTATTTGGATCCGGAAGTTGGCGGACAAATAGCAGTGGCAGAAGCTGCAAGAAATATTGTTGCCAGCGGCGGTCAGCCTTTAGCGATCACTGACTGCTTAAATTATGGCTCACCGGATAAACCGGAAGGGTTTTGGGAGCTGTGGACATCTGCTGATGGAATAGCAAGAGCATGTGAAGTTTTAGAGACGCCAGTAATTTCCGGAAATGTTTCTTTATATAACGAGACTGATGGTAAAGCAATTTATCCCACACCTGTTATTGGTATGGTTGGATTGATCAGTGATTTGAAGAATATAACGACACAAGACTTTAAAGCAGCAAACGATTTGATTTATGTGATAGGGGAAACAAATGCAGATTTTAATGGTACTGAAATCCAAAAAATGCACTTAGGTCGAATCGAAGGAAAATTGATGGACTTTGATTTAATGATTGAAAAAGAACATCAACAGTTAGTTTCAAAAGCGATTGAAGCAGGCTTGGTTGCAAGTGCTCATGATTGTTCAGAAGGCGGTTTAGCAATCGCCTTAGCAGAATCTGCATTTAAAAAGAATGTTGGTATAGATGTGGATGCAGCAATGGATACTGCGCTGTTGTTTTCTGAAACACAATCCCGTTTTGTTGTCTCAGTGAAACCTGAAAATCAAGTTGCTTTTGAACAACTAGTAAAAGACTCGGCTCGAAAAATCGGTGTAGTTACTAATAATGGATTGCTCAAGATTAAAACTGCTGATCAAAAAATCGAAGTGATGACACAAAAGGCGAGAGAAGTCTGGGAGGAAGCTATTCCATGTCTTATGAAGTAA
- the purK gene encoding 5-(carboxyamino)imidazole ribonucleotide synthase — MNKPLLPGQMIGIIGGGQLGRMMALSAREMGFRVGVLDPTVDCPAAQVADWHLLAEYDDVEALKELASRAQVLTYEFENVDVEALMQVQDLTEIPQGSDLLAITQDRLLEKSFLEENNIVIAPYATIVSPTDIQDAIDGIGYPCVLKTTRGGYDGKGQFVLYSTSDVSSAMHLLREGTCVLEAWIPYEKEISVLVSGNGQGQYTVFPVVENIHRNNILHETIAPARVNDDVVAEAQRIARVIAESVDLAGTLAVEMFLTNDGGIYVNELAPRPHNSGHYSIEACSMSQFDAHIRGICGWPLAEVELLSEAVMVNILGDEMYETMDVIAEKPEWHFHYYGKAEAKKGRKMGHITILTEDIYETLEEIYQTTIWD, encoded by the coding sequence TTGAATAAACCATTATTGCCAGGTCAAATGATCGGAATCATTGGTGGCGGACAATTGGGCAGAATGATGGCGCTTAGCGCTCGTGAAATGGGCTTTCGCGTAGGAGTTTTAGATCCGACTGTTGATTGTCCCGCAGCGCAGGTCGCCGATTGGCATTTATTGGCTGAATATGATGATGTTGAAGCACTAAAAGAGTTAGCGAGCCGTGCTCAAGTGTTGACGTATGAATTTGAAAATGTCGATGTTGAAGCGTTGATGCAGGTGCAAGATTTGACAGAGATCCCTCAAGGTTCCGATCTTTTAGCGATTACTCAAGACCGCTTATTAGAGAAATCATTTCTTGAAGAAAATAATATAGTGATTGCTCCGTATGCAACAATCGTTAGCCCAACAGATATTCAGGATGCGATTGACGGCATCGGTTACCCGTGTGTGCTGAAGACAACTAGAGGCGGTTATGATGGCAAAGGGCAATTTGTCTTATACAGTACTTCTGATGTTTCTTCTGCGATGCATCTTTTAAGAGAGGGAACCTGCGTCTTGGAAGCCTGGATTCCTTATGAAAAAGAGATATCTGTTCTAGTAAGCGGAAATGGGCAGGGACAATATACTGTTTTCCCTGTCGTAGAAAATATTCACCGCAATAATATTTTGCATGAAACGATTGCGCCTGCTAGAGTCAATGACGATGTTGTTGCTGAAGCGCAGCGTATCGCTCGTGTCATTGCTGAATCGGTCGATTTAGCTGGAACACTAGCTGTTGAAATGTTTTTGACCAATGATGGTGGTATTTATGTCAATGAGTTGGCACCAAGACCGCACAATTCAGGACATTACTCGATCGAAGCGTGCTCGATGAGTCAATTTGATGCCCACATTCGGGGGATTTGCGGCTGGCCGTTGGCCGAAGTTGAACTATTATCAGAAGCGGTGATGGTCAATATTTTAGGTGATGAAATGTATGAAACGATGGATGTGATCGCTGAAAAACCAGAGTGGCATTTTCATTATTATGGTAAAGCAGAAGCAAAAAAAGGCCGCAAGATGGGGCATATCACGATTTTGACAGAGGATATATACGAAACCTTAGAAGAAATTTATCAAACAACTATTTGGGATTAA
- the purB gene encoding adenylosuccinate lyase — MIDRYTRPEMGAIWTDENRYKAWLEVEILADEAWAELGEIPKEDVQKIRENASFDVARILEIEAETRHDVVAFTRAVSETLGEERKWVHYGLTSTDVVDTAYGYQLKQANDILRADLARFTEIVGEKAREHKHTVMMGRTHGVHAEPTTFGLKLALWYSEMKRNLERFDHAAKGVEAGKISGAVGTFANIPPFVEEYVCEHLGIRAQEISTQVLPRDLHAEYVSAMALIATSIEKFATEIRGLQKSETREVEEFFAKGQKGSSAMPHKRNPIGSENMTGLARVIRGHMVTAYENVTLWHERDISHSSAERIIIPDTTILLNYMLNRFSTIVKNLTVFPENMKRNMDATFGLIYSQRVLLKLIDHGMTREAAYDLVQPKTAYAWDHQTAFRPLLEADEKITSVLSKEELDDAFDYNYHLKNVDVIFERVGLA, encoded by the coding sequence ATGATTGATCGTTATACACGACCAGAGATGGGTGCTATTTGGACAGATGAGAATCGCTATAAAGCTTGGCTTGAAGTTGAGATTTTAGCCGATGAAGCTTGGGCGGAACTAGGTGAAATACCAAAAGAGGATGTACAGAAAATTCGTGAAAATGCTTCATTTGATGTTGCAAGAATTTTAGAAATCGAGGCAGAAACACGTCATGATGTTGTAGCATTTACCAGAGCTGTATCTGAAACGTTAGGTGAAGAACGTAAATGGGTACATTATGGTTTGACGAGTACAGATGTCGTTGATACAGCTTATGGCTATCAATTGAAGCAGGCCAATGATATTTTAAGAGCAGATCTCGCACGTTTTACAGAAATCGTTGGTGAAAAGGCTAGAGAACATAAACATACAGTCATGATGGGCCGTACACACGGTGTTCATGCTGAACCAACTACTTTTGGGTTGAAGCTAGCTTTATGGTATTCAGAAATGAAACGAAATCTTGAGCGTTTTGATCATGCAGCTAAAGGCGTAGAAGCTGGGAAAATCAGCGGTGCGGTTGGAACGTTTGCGAATATTCCTCCTTTTGTTGAAGAATATGTTTGTGAGCATTTAGGCATCAGAGCGCAGGAAATTTCTACCCAAGTTTTACCGCGTGATTTGCATGCTGAATATGTTTCTGCAATGGCGCTGATTGCAACAAGTATCGAAAAATTTGCAACAGAGATTCGCGGTCTGCAAAAATCTGAAACACGAGAAGTGGAAGAGTTTTTTGCAAAAGGTCAAAAAGGTTCTTCTGCGATGCCGCATAAACGAAATCCAATTGGTTCGGAAAATATGACGGGGCTTGCTCGTGTGATTCGCGGACATATGGTGACAGCCTATGAAAATGTCACTTTATGGCATGAAAGAGATATTTCTCACTCTTCTGCGGAACGAATCATTATTCCTGATACGACGATTTTACTAAATTATATGTTGAATCGTTTCTCCACGATCGTGAAAAATCTGACTGTTTTTCCAGAAAATATGAAGCGCAACATGGATGCAACATTTGGACTGATCTACAGCCAACGAGTATTATTAAAACTGATCGATCATGGCATGACAAGGGAAGCGGCTTATGATTTAGTTCAGCCGAAAACGGCTTATGCTTGGGATCATCAAACAGCGTTCAGACCATTACTTGAAGCTGATGAAAAGATTACCTCAGTGTTATCTAAAGAAGAACTTGATGATGCATTTGATTATAATTATCATTTAAAAAATGTTGACGTTATTTTTGAGCGTGTCGGATTAGCGTAA
- a CDS encoding xanthine phosphoribosyltransferase — translation MEELVNRIKEDGRVLGEGVLKVDSFVTHQVDPVLMEAIGYRFAEVFANAGITKVVTIEASGIAPALFAAKKLNVPMIFARKAKSLTMDEELLTSSVYSFTKQVTSQISISRKFLSSEDKVLIIDDFLANGQAAKGLIELCQQAGADVDGIGIVIEKSFQDGRSLLEEMGMKVISLARIASLQNGEVEFLEGDA, via the coding sequence ATGGAAGAACTAGTAAACCGAATCAAAGAAGACGGGAGAGTTTTGGGAGAGGGCGTATTGAAAGTTGACAGCTTTGTGACCCATCAGGTCGATCCTGTGTTGATGGAAGCGATCGGTTATCGTTTTGCAGAGGTATTTGCAAATGCGGGAATTACAAAAGTTGTTACAATCGAAGCTTCAGGGATTGCTCCAGCTCTTTTTGCAGCCAAAAAATTGAACGTGCCAATGATTTTTGCTCGTAAAGCAAAAAGCTTAACGATGGACGAAGAGTTACTGACCTCGTCTGTATACTCTTTTACAAAACAAGTGACGAGTCAGATTTCAATTTCTAGAAAATTTTTATCTAGTGAAGATAAAGTATTGATCATTGATGACTTCTTAGCAAATGGTCAAGCAGCAAAAGGACTGATCGAATTATGCCAACAAGCTGGTGCTGATGTAGATGGCATTGGTATCGTGATCGAAAAGTCATTTCAAGATGGTCGTTCGCTGTTAGAGGAAATGGGCATGAAAGTCATATCTTTAGCCCGCATTGCTTCTTTACAAAATGGCGAAGTCGAATTTCTTGAGGGGGATGCATAA